A window of Deltaproteobacteria bacterium contains these coding sequences:
- a CDS encoding molecular chaperone, whose protein sequence is MTATGKAYIPLALGLLCGAGRARASGLNISPVQVWLTPEASKSLLTLRNEGPDDERYQVSVMSWDEDARTGMKLAPTEEIIVFPIILELKVGETRSLRVGSLVPFGPIEKTYRVFLEELPAAEKPQVRSTVRVLTRVGIPVFLAPVKSLEDHKLSALSLGGGGAAVDVQNTGNVHLRVDSVRLEGFAQGGEKLFEKQAQGWYVLAGGHRRYELEVPKDACAKVRRLVVSVKTDKEQVLQEPLDTPGGACHT, encoded by the coding sequence GTGACCGCGACCGGCAAGGCGTACATCCCGCTCGCGCTCGGTCTCCTCTGCGGAGCCGGGCGCGCGCGCGCTTCGGGGCTCAACATCTCGCCGGTGCAGGTGTGGCTCACGCCGGAGGCGTCGAAGTCGCTGTTGACGCTGCGCAACGAGGGCCCGGACGATGAGCGCTACCAGGTCTCGGTGATGTCCTGGGACGAGGACGCGCGGACGGGGATGAAGCTTGCCCCGACCGAGGAGATCATCGTCTTCCCCATCATCCTCGAGCTCAAGGTCGGCGAGACCCGCAGCCTGCGCGTAGGGTCCCTGGTCCCATTCGGGCCTATCGAGAAGACGTATCGGGTCTTCCTCGAGGAGCTGCCCGCGGCTGAGAAGCCGCAGGTCCGGTCCACCGTGCGGGTCCTGACGCGCGTGGGAATTCCCGTCTTTCTCGCGCCGGTGAAGTCCCTCGAGGACCACAAGCTCTCCGCGCTGTCGCTCGGGGGCGGCGGCGCCGCCGTCGACGTGCAGAACACCGGCAACGTGCACTTGCGCGTCGATTCCGTCCGACTGGAGGGTTTTGCCCAGGGGGGAGAGAAGCTCTTCGAGAAACAGGCGCAAGGTTGGTACGTGCTCGCCGGTGGCCACAGGCGGTACGAGCTCGAGGTCCCGAAGGACGCCTGTGCGAAGGTCCGCCGGCTCGTCGTGTCCGTAAAGACGGACAAGGAGCAGGTGTTGCAGGAGCCGCTCGATACCCCGGGCGGAGCCTGCCACACCTAA
- a CDS encoding spore coat protein U domain-containing protein: MPRNSVKLLTAAVFAVLLFANAPARAAGSATQSFNATARVDAVCVMSTIGDLAFGSYDPVSANASTGLAGNTTFTLTCTRGASPVLSLSLANLNFGQNLAGKRAMNNGTPAAGNFLSYDLFVPNGVGGPGATSASPAYWGDGTSGTSTFAPSVPNINAQTITIFGIVPPGQDVPVAINYSDSVTATVNF, encoded by the coding sequence ATGCCCCGGAACTCTGTAAAGCTCCTCACCGCCGCCGTGTTCGCCGTGCTGCTCTTCGCCAATGCTCCGGCGCGGGCAGCGGGGTCCGCCACCCAGAGCTTCAACGCCACCGCGCGCGTCGATGCAGTGTGCGTGATGAGCACCATCGGCGACCTCGCGTTCGGGAGTTACGACCCGGTGAGCGCGAACGCGAGCACCGGTCTCGCCGGCAACACCACCTTCACGCTCACCTGCACCCGCGGCGCGTCGCCGGTGCTCTCCCTGTCGCTCGCCAACCTCAACTTCGGCCAGAACCTTGCCGGCAAGCGTGCGATGAACAACGGTACCCCCGCAGCGGGCAACTTCCTCTCCTATGATCTGTTCGTGCCGAACGGCGTGGGAGGCCCCGGCGCCACCAGCGCGAGCCCCGCCTACTGGGGCGACGGCACCTCGGGCACCTCGACGTTCGCGCCGTCCGTCCCCAACATCAACGCGCAGACCATCACCATCTTCGGGATCGTTCCCCCGGGCCAGGACGTGCCCGTTGCCATCAACTACTCCGACAGCGTCACCGCCACGGTCAACTTCTAG
- a CDS encoding spore coat protein U domain-containing protein — protein sequence MIWLPKPKGEAVTTRRNHLPRHTLAALLALVVFAPGANAGSASTPFTVTGTVVAFCTISTTGISFTYDPVGANASSNAAATGGTVTIACTKGSAPSIGLDNGLNAGQASAGPRAMRLPATTNYLGYDIYWPGTTTPWTTAAPYVPSAPPSKAARTFNMDGAAIAGQDVPVGTYTDTVTATVNF from the coding sequence ATAATCTGGCTACCGAAGCCCAAGGGGGAAGCCGTGACGACTCGCCGCAATCATTTGCCGCGCCACACGCTCGCCGCACTGCTCGCGCTGGTGGTTTTCGCCCCCGGCGCCAACGCCGGCAGCGCCAGCACCCCGTTCACAGTGACGGGCACGGTGGTGGCCTTTTGCACGATCAGCACCACCGGAATCAGCTTTACCTACGATCCGGTCGGGGCTAACGCCAGCTCGAATGCCGCCGCCACCGGCGGCACGGTCACCATCGCCTGCACCAAGGGGTCCGCGCCGAGCATCGGCCTCGACAACGGCCTCAACGCGGGCCAGGCTTCGGCAGGCCCTCGCGCGATGCGGCTACCCGCGACGACAAACTACCTCGGGTACGACATCTACTGGCCGGGCACGACGACGCCCTGGACCACCGCCGCCCCGTACGTGCCCTCCGCCCCGCCCAGCAAGGCGGCGCGAACCTTCAACATGGACGGCGCCGCAATCGCCGGTCAGGACGTCCCTGTCGGCACCTATACGGATACCGTCACCGCCACGGTGAATTTCTAA
- a CDS encoding spore coat protein U domain-containing protein, with amino-acid sequence MWSRNSEWRRITRVIRRLAAAALAFAAVAAPSAHAAPTCKNIAVTALAFGNYDVYNAVPADSAGTISYDCPNPLTPTVTIDAGLAFSGGRRRMTGTPATDWLSYDIFVDAARTVVWASTPVAVPAGINRTVSYYARVFAQQDASVGSYSDTLVVTFNF; translated from the coding sequence TTGTGGAGCCGGAACTCGGAATGGCGCAGGATCACGCGGGTGATCCGCCGCCTTGCTGCCGCCGCTCTCGCATTCGCGGCCGTCGCTGCGCCCTCGGCTCACGCCGCGCCGACTTGCAAGAACATCGCCGTCACCGCGCTCGCCTTCGGAAACTACGACGTCTACAACGCGGTCCCCGCCGATTCCGCCGGGACGATCAGCTACGACTGCCCGAATCCGCTCACTCCCACAGTGACCATCGATGCCGGCCTGGCGTTCTCGGGCGGCCGGCGGCGCATGACAGGCACCCCGGCGACGGATTGGCTCTCCTACGATATCTTCGTCGACGCGGCGCGGACGGTGGTGTGGGCTTCAACGCCGGTTGCGGTACCGGCCGGCATCAACCGGACCGTCTCCTACTATGCGCGCGTCTTCGCGCAGCAGGACGCGTCGGTCGGAAGCTATTCCGACACGCTGGTCGTCACGTTCAATTTCTAG
- a CDS encoding M1 family peptidase, producing the protein MEVRPVALGKNFRLPTDCKPLRYSAHLAPDLEKGTFEGRMELEIRLRAPRREIHLHGIGLEVSRARARIQDRALKAAVGADAESETLTLSFDEDLPPGNAMLDLAWSGKFSPGLRGLYRAGPLAVTQFEAADARRVFPCFDEPAFKARWNLQLVGLPEGLAAISNGQVVKDQKEPGGGRTVQFAETPPLSSYLVAICIGDLASSPEQKVRAYPVRTWAVPQKQGLTAFGQEVASAVLPLLEDYFAQPYAYGKVDQVGVPDFEAGAMENAACITYREVALLLDPKTAPLNVQKRVAEVITHELSHQWFGNLVTMVWWDDLWLNEAFATWMAYKIVDQWRPQWRVWMDFEAGKGAALHLDALKSSHPIRAEIHNAEEAGESFDAITYEKGGAILRMIEGYLGEEKFREGIRLYMRRHREGNATADDLWGALAEASGQPILELANGWIRQTGYPLVTLTEQGGRITVTQRRFFSDSQAAPEPTQWLVPLVLRVDGRERRTLLKSPSDTVDTGGKIGWVLGNAGARGFYRTAYDPELLRRLVSAIAELRPEERMALVSDQWALVRANAVKVDAFLQLLASLKKEEDHTVLDEVVSRLAWLEHRGVETADRPALQAWIRSLFAGAGAELGWEPAKGEDDERRLRRAAVLRALALVARDPASIAEATGRFNEHLAHPGTLDPNLLDIVVAAAAREADEDRFAELRERAGIELDPAAKRRYLHALALVERPGLVQRAVDLALDPFVQMQDFASYVGTLLGNREARDATWRLVQSRWEEVRRKGDSPMLLRRLIEALGNLPERRHLDEVERFLGAQELSPAKQAVAQTLERLRADVALRERLLPELSAFLRGKRV; encoded by the coding sequence ATGGAGGTCCGCCCCGTGGCCCTCGGCAAGAATTTCCGGCTCCCCACCGACTGCAAGCCCCTGCGCTACAGCGCTCACCTCGCTCCCGACCTGGAGAAAGGGACATTCGAGGGCCGCATGGAGCTGGAGATTCGCCTGCGGGCGCCGCGGCGCGAGATCCATCTCCACGGCATCGGCCTCGAAGTCTCCCGCGCCCGCGCGCGCATCCAGGATCGCGCGCTGAAGGCGGCCGTCGGCGCCGATGCCGAAAGCGAAACGCTGACGCTGAGCTTCGACGAGGATCTGCCGCCCGGCAACGCGATGTTGGACCTCGCGTGGAGCGGAAAGTTCAGCCCAGGGCTTCGCGGCCTCTATCGCGCGGGCCCGCTCGCGGTCACCCAATTCGAGGCCGCCGATGCGCGCCGGGTATTCCCCTGCTTCGACGAGCCCGCGTTCAAGGCGCGATGGAACCTCCAGCTCGTGGGTCTGCCCGAGGGGCTCGCCGCCATTTCCAACGGCCAGGTCGTCAAGGATCAGAAGGAGCCCGGCGGCGGCCGCACCGTCCAATTCGCCGAGACTCCCCCGCTCAGCAGCTATCTGGTGGCGATCTGTATCGGCGACCTCGCCTCCAGCCCGGAGCAGAAGGTGCGGGCGTACCCGGTGCGGACCTGGGCGGTGCCGCAGAAGCAGGGGCTCACGGCGTTCGGCCAGGAAGTGGCCTCCGCGGTGCTTCCCCTGCTCGAGGATTATTTCGCCCAGCCTTACGCCTACGGAAAGGTCGACCAGGTCGGCGTGCCGGACTTCGAGGCGGGCGCGATGGAGAACGCGGCCTGCATCACGTACCGGGAAGTGGCGCTGCTGCTCGATCCGAAGACCGCGCCTCTCAACGTCCAGAAGCGGGTCGCCGAGGTGATCACCCACGAGCTCTCTCACCAGTGGTTCGGCAACCTGGTCACGATGGTGTGGTGGGACGACCTCTGGCTGAACGAGGCGTTCGCGACCTGGATGGCCTACAAGATCGTCGACCAGTGGCGGCCGCAGTGGCGGGTATGGATGGATTTCGAGGCCGGGAAGGGCGCTGCGTTGCACCTCGATGCTCTCAAGTCCAGTCACCCCATCCGCGCCGAGATCCACAACGCCGAGGAAGCCGGCGAGAGCTTCGACGCCATCACCTACGAGAAGGGCGGCGCCATCCTCCGCATGATCGAGGGGTATCTCGGCGAGGAGAAGTTCCGCGAGGGCATCCGCCTCTACATGCGGCGGCATCGCGAAGGCAACGCGACCGCCGACGATCTCTGGGGCGCGCTCGCGGAAGCTTCCGGGCAGCCGATCCTCGAGCTCGCGAACGGCTGGATCCGGCAGACGGGGTACCCGCTGGTCACCCTGACCGAGCAAGGCGGCAGGATCACGGTGACGCAGCGGCGCTTCTTTTCCGACTCGCAGGCTGCGCCGGAACCGACCCAATGGCTCGTGCCGCTCGTCCTGCGCGTCGACGGCCGCGAGCGGCGCACCCTGCTCAAGTCGCCCAGCGACACGGTGGACACGGGCGGGAAGATCGGCTGGGTGCTCGGCAACGCGGGAGCGCGCGGGTTCTATCGGACCGCATACGATCCGGAGCTGCTCCGGCGGCTCGTCTCCGCGATCGCCGAGCTGCGGCCCGAGGAGCGCATGGCGCTGGTCTCCGATCAGTGGGCGCTCGTGCGCGCCAACGCCGTGAAAGTGGACGCCTTCCTCCAGCTGCTCGCCAGCCTGAAGAAGGAAGAGGATCACACCGTGCTCGACGAGGTGGTGAGCCGCCTTGCCTGGCTCGAGCATCGCGGCGTCGAAACGGCCGACCGGCCCGCGTTGCAGGCCTGGATCCGCTCGCTCTTCGCCGGCGCCGGCGCGGAGCTCGGCTGGGAGCCGGCGAAAGGCGAGGACGACGAGCGCCGCCTGCGCCGCGCGGCGGTCCTGCGCGCGCTGGCGCTGGTCGCGCGCGATCCGGCTTCCATCGCCGAAGCGACCGGGCGTTTCAATGAGCACCTCGCGCATCCGGGGACGCTCGATCCGAACCTGCTCGACATCGTGGTAGCGGCCGCGGCGCGGGAGGCGGACGAGGATCGATTCGCGGAGCTGCGCGAACGCGCCGGAATCGAGCTGGACCCCGCCGCGAAGCGGCGCTACCTGCACGCGCTCGCGCTGGTCGAGCGCCCCGGGCTGGTCCAGCGCGCCGTCGATCTCGCGCTCGACCCCTTCGTGCAGATGCAGGACTTCGCCAGCTACGTGGGAACCCTGCTGGGAAATCGCGAGGCGCGCGACGCCACCTGGCGCCTGGTGCAGAGCAGGTGGGAAGAAGTGCGGCGCAAAGGAGACTCGCCGATGCTCCTGCGGCGCCTCATCGAGGCCTTGGGCAACCTGCCGGAGCGGAGGCACCTCGACGAGGTCGAGAGGTTCCTCGGCGCGCAGGAGCTGTCGCCGGCGAAGCAGGCGGTAGCGCAAACCCTGGAGCGATTGCGGGCGGACGTCGCCTTGCGCGAGAGGCTGTTGCCGGAGCTCTCCGCGTTCCTGCGGGGGAAGAGGGTCTAG
- a CDS encoding type 1 glutamine amidotransferase: protein MLIVVQHEPGEGPGSLKAFLGGARIVRTFAGEPVPDECDALVVLGGGMGAYEQDRLPHLRDEIRLLGRCIDQERPVLGICLGSQLLAAALGGQVAPAPAKEIGFYRVRLTPQAREDRLFGSAPGNFVAFHWHGDAFTLPRGAVPLASSTLTPLQAFRFGASAWGIQFHLEVDEEVLSAMMSGEGELRDAGVDVDHLRAQATRELPRLRAVAEDVFARWAKLL from the coding sequence ATGCTCATCGTCGTGCAGCACGAGCCAGGCGAAGGCCCGGGCAGCCTGAAAGCTTTCCTGGGAGGCGCGCGAATCGTCCGCACCTTCGCGGGCGAACCGGTGCCCGACGAGTGCGACGCGCTGGTCGTCCTCGGAGGCGGAATGGGCGCATACGAGCAGGACCGGCTCCCTCATCTGCGCGACGAGATCCGCCTGTTGGGGCGGTGCATCGACCAGGAGAGACCGGTGCTCGGGATCTGCCTGGGCAGCCAGCTGCTCGCGGCCGCGCTGGGCGGGCAGGTCGCGCCGGCGCCCGCCAAGGAGATCGGCTTCTATCGCGTCCGTCTGACGCCTCAGGCGCGCGAGGATCGTCTGTTCGGCTCGGCGCCAGGGAATTTCGTCGCCTTCCACTGGCACGGAGACGCATTCACGCTGCCGCGCGGAGCGGTGCCGCTGGCCTCCAGCACGCTGACGCCGCTGCAGGCATTCCGCTTCGGCGCAAGCGCCTGGGGAATACAGTTCCACCTCGAGGTCGACGAAGAAGTGCTCTCCGCCATGATGAGCGGCGAGGGGGAGCTGCGCGACGCGGGTGTCGACGTCGATCACTTGCGCGCGCAGGCAACGCGCGAGCTGCCGCGCCTCCGGGCGGTCGCGGAGGACGTCTTCGCGCGCTGGGCGAAGCTGCTCTGA
- a CDS encoding 2-oxoglutarate dehydrogenase E1 component: MDFDRDFGINQVFVEDQYERWRNNPAAVSPEWQQYFARLHGLPTAPPFQASAWSQPVATPAGDGDGNGYLALSAPPHLGFDVISIPEVQNRLHAEILQEKVAELINAYRIRGHLFANLDPLGLLQPPPPELEIEHFGLSDADLDKTFATGDFAGGKGEMTLREILARLRRTYCRTIGVEYMHGEDPAIKRWLQERMEAAENTPTLSREQKLRILARLTEAETLETFLHRKYIGKKRFSLEGAESLIPLLDWLVEEFGRQGGEEIVMGMAHRGRLNVLVNALGKGFNELFAEFEDTEVETMMGRGDVKYHMGYSSDRKLADGRTMHLSLAFNPSHLEIVDPVVEGRVRAKQDRTLNWEGEPAPRDPERRKVLPVIIHGDAAFAGQGIVAEVLNLANLEGYATGGTVHVIVNNQVGFTTNPEDARSTPYATDIARVLRAPVFHVNGEDPEAVVWAVQLAVDYRQQFQQDVLIDLYSYRKYGHNEGDEPAFTQPRMYEVIRQKKPPRAVYAQRLAEEGVATGGEADELMRTRMARLETELERTRKEGAKRTVSAMAGLWSKYRGGPDSATPEVPTAVPEPRLRELLVKLSQVPQGFTPNEKVAKLLESRRKLAEGDGSEPFDWGVGEHLAFATLLDDGAPIRFSGQDARRGTFSHRHAVLADARDGKRYTPLAHLREGQGRFDIFDSPLSEAGVMGFDYGWSLDMPEALCCWEAQFGDFANGGQVVIDQFISSAEDKWNRLSGIVLLLPHGFEGQGPEHSSARLERFLQLCAEDNIQVCYPTTPAQIFHLFRRQVVRPWRKPLVVMTPKSLLRHRLAVSSLRDLARGSFQRIIVDPPAKQATRVLLCSGKVYYDLITARETKKRDDVAIVRFEQLYPLSDASLSEVVKPFKGAELIWVQEEPFNMGAWYHVRARWPEVVGKGRLIPVARAESASPATGSEKSHKYEQQLLVDQAFGDAVPRK; this comes from the coding sequence ATGGACTTCGACCGCGATTTCGGAATCAACCAGGTCTTCGTCGAGGATCAGTACGAGCGGTGGCGCAACAACCCCGCCGCCGTCTCCCCCGAGTGGCAGCAGTACTTCGCCCGCCTCCACGGGTTGCCGACCGCGCCGCCCTTCCAGGCCAGCGCCTGGTCGCAGCCAGTCGCTACGCCTGCGGGAGACGGAGACGGGAACGGGTATCTTGCCCTCTCGGCTCCGCCGCACCTCGGCTTCGACGTCATTTCGATTCCGGAGGTGCAGAATCGCCTTCACGCCGAGATCCTCCAGGAGAAGGTCGCCGAGCTGATCAACGCGTACCGCATCCGCGGCCACCTCTTCGCCAATCTGGACCCGCTCGGGCTCCTCCAGCCGCCGCCGCCGGAGCTGGAGATCGAGCATTTCGGCCTCTCCGACGCGGATCTCGACAAGACCTTCGCGACCGGCGACTTCGCCGGTGGCAAGGGCGAGATGACGCTGCGCGAGATCCTCGCCCGCCTGCGCCGGACCTACTGCCGCACCATCGGCGTCGAGTACATGCACGGCGAGGATCCCGCCATCAAGCGCTGGCTGCAGGAGCGCATGGAGGCCGCGGAGAACACGCCGACGCTGTCCCGCGAGCAGAAGCTGCGCATCCTGGCGCGGCTCACCGAGGCCGAGACGCTGGAGACGTTCCTCCACCGCAAGTACATCGGCAAGAAGCGGTTCTCGCTGGAAGGAGCGGAGAGCCTCATCCCACTGCTCGACTGGCTCGTCGAGGAATTCGGCCGTCAGGGTGGCGAGGAGATCGTGATGGGAATGGCGCACCGCGGCCGCCTCAACGTCCTCGTCAACGCGCTCGGCAAGGGATTCAACGAGCTCTTCGCCGAGTTCGAGGATACCGAAGTCGAAACGATGATGGGGCGCGGCGACGTGAAGTACCACATGGGGTATTCCAGCGACCGCAAGCTGGCCGACGGCCGCACGATGCATCTCTCGCTGGCCTTCAACCCGAGCCATCTCGAGATCGTCGATCCCGTCGTGGAAGGCCGCGTGCGCGCCAAGCAGGATCGCACGCTCAACTGGGAAGGCGAGCCCGCGCCGCGCGATCCGGAGCGGCGCAAGGTCCTGCCCGTGATCATCCACGGGGACGCGGCCTTCGCCGGTCAAGGCATCGTCGCGGAGGTGCTCAATCTCGCGAACCTCGAAGGATACGCCACCGGCGGCACCGTCCACGTCATCGTCAACAACCAGGTCGGGTTCACCACCAATCCCGAGGACGCCCGCTCCACTCCCTACGCCACCGACATCGCCCGCGTGCTCCGGGCGCCCGTCTTTCACGTCAACGGCGAGGATCCCGAGGCGGTAGTGTGGGCGGTGCAGCTCGCCGTCGACTACCGGCAGCAGTTCCAGCAGGACGTGCTCATCGACCTCTACAGCTACCGCAAGTACGGCCACAACGAAGGCGACGAGCCTGCCTTCACCCAGCCGCGCATGTACGAGGTGATCCGGCAGAAGAAGCCCCCGCGCGCGGTCTACGCCCAGCGCCTTGCCGAAGAAGGCGTCGCCACCGGCGGCGAGGCCGACGAGCTGATGCGCACGCGGATGGCGCGCCTGGAAACCGAGCTGGAGCGCACCCGCAAGGAGGGCGCGAAGCGGACCGTCTCCGCCATGGCCGGCCTGTGGTCGAAGTACCGGGGTGGTCCCGACTCTGCGACGCCGGAGGTTCCAACGGCCGTGCCGGAGCCGAGGTTGCGCGAGCTGTTGGTGAAGCTCTCACAGGTTCCCCAGGGGTTTACGCCGAACGAGAAGGTGGCGAAGCTGCTCGAGAGCCGGCGCAAGCTCGCCGAGGGCGACGGCAGCGAGCCTTTCGACTGGGGCGTGGGCGAGCACCTCGCGTTCGCGACGTTGCTCGACGACGGGGCTCCCATCCGCTTCTCCGGCCAGGACGCGCGGCGTGGCACCTTCAGCCACCGCCACGCAGTGCTCGCCGACGCGCGCGACGGCAAGCGGTACACACCGCTCGCTCACCTCCGTGAGGGACAGGGCCGCTTCGACATCTTCGACTCGCCCCTGAGCGAGGCCGGCGTGATGGGCTTCGACTACGGCTGGTCCCTCGACATGCCGGAGGCGCTCTGCTGCTGGGAGGCGCAGTTCGGCGACTTCGCCAACGGCGGGCAGGTGGTGATCGACCAGTTCATCTCCTCGGCCGAAGACAAGTGGAACCGCCTCTCCGGCATCGTCCTGCTCCTCCCCCACGGGTTCGAGGGGCAGGGTCCGGAGCACAGCTCGGCGCGGCTGGAGCGCTTCCTCCAGCTCTGCGCCGAGGACAACATCCAGGTCTGCTACCCGACGACGCCGGCGCAGATCTTCCACCTGTTCCGCCGGCAGGTCGTGCGCCCGTGGCGCAAGCCGCTGGTGGTGATGACGCCGAAGAGCTTGCTGCGGCACCGGCTCGCGGTCTCGTCGCTGCGTGACCTTGCGCGCGGGTCGTTCCAGCGCATCATCGTCGACCCACCCGCGAAGCAGGCGACGCGGGTCCTGCTCTGCAGCGGCAAGGTCTACTACGACCTGATCACGGCGCGCGAAACGAAGAAGCGGGACGACGTCGCCATCGTGCGCTTCGAGCAGCTCTACCCGCTGTCGGACGCGTCGCTGTCGGAGGTGGTGAAGCCCTTCAAGGGAGCCGAGCTCATCTGGGTCCAGGAGGAGCCCTTCAACATGGGCGCCTGGTACCACGTGCGGGCACGCTGGCCGGAGGTGGTCGGGAAGGGAAGGCTCATTCCCGTCGCTCGCGCGGAGAGCGCGAGCCCCGCCACCGGCAGCGAGAAGAGCCACAAGTACGAGCAACAGCTTCTCGTCGACCAGGCCTTCGGCGACGCAGTGCCCAGGAAGTAA
- a CDS encoding DedA family protein, translated as MEHALSQFLSDFTYVAMVAVLTAAGLGVPISEDLTLLLGGGLAARGVTNFWPTLGCGYFGVLLGDVLIHHWGLRLGPAAYRHRMVVKHLSLERQERLRMHYARHGFLTVVVGRHTPMLRAPIFFLAGASRVPLWKFLLADALSAAVTVPIVVYLGLKGGEHLDDIRAVLHRVQWGLAAAVALVIALIWLLRRRAKARTRGPTTP; from the coding sequence GTGGAGCACGCGCTCTCGCAGTTCCTTTCGGACTTCACCTACGTGGCAATGGTTGCCGTGCTCACGGCGGCGGGGCTGGGGGTGCCCATCTCCGAGGACCTGACCCTGCTCCTGGGCGGCGGGCTCGCGGCACGCGGCGTCACCAACTTCTGGCCCACGCTCGGCTGCGGCTACTTCGGCGTCCTGCTCGGCGACGTCCTCATCCACCACTGGGGCCTGCGGCTGGGTCCCGCCGCCTATCGGCACCGGATGGTGGTGAAGCACCTTTCGCTGGAGCGGCAGGAAAGGCTCCGGATGCACTACGCCAGGCACGGCTTTCTCACCGTGGTCGTCGGGCGGCACACGCCGATGCTTCGCGCTCCCATCTTCTTCCTCGCCGGCGCCTCGCGGGTGCCGCTCTGGAAGTTCCTCCTCGCGGATGCCCTTTCCGCGGCCGTCACCGTGCCGATCGTCGTCTATCTGGGTCTCAAGGGCGGCGAGCACCTCGACGACATCCGGGCGGTGCTGCACCGCGTACAGTGGGGCCTCGCCGCTGCGGTAGCGCTCGTCATCGCGCTGATCTGGCTGTTGCGGCGGCGCGCGAAGGCACGGACCCGAGGCCCGACGACGCCGTGA
- a CDS encoding signal recognition particle protein, with protein sequence MLDAVTKGFRAAKHKLTGKAELTEANIDDALRDIRVALLEADVEFNVAKRFLARVKEKALGEVVATAVTDRKGRKLQAAPGDHFIKICHDELEALMGPVDTSLSLTQKGERPAGVMMVGLQGSGKTTTVAKLANLLLKRGKKPLMVAADIYRPAAVEQLKQLGQKLDIPVFHEENVKPPDMAQHALAYAGQKNRDVVLYDTAGRLAIDEEMMSELEQLKSRVQPENILLVADAMIGQDAVKTAAEFDRRLALAGFVLTKLDGDARGGAALSIKEVTGKPIKFIGMGEAMDKLEEFRPEGLASRILGFGDIVGLMKDFEGVVDEKKAEEDAEKILTGNFDLHDFVEQIKLVKKMGSVNELLEKFPLFGELPEGVSFDDKELHRVEAIISSMTKTERKNPSVIGDERIVRIARGSGQKKEHVRGLLDRFFAMQKVMRQLGGGPGAPGMNLLQRLPGFRQLAQLNQLKGMNPEDLAKLFGLPKDLGAGTLPAAGGKGSHSAAVARARLMGMGGAPARQMTDEEKRRLREKRKKERQNKKKNRRR encoded by the coding sequence ATGCTGGATGCAGTCACCAAGGGCTTCCGTGCCGCCAAGCACAAGCTGACCGGAAAGGCCGAGCTCACGGAAGCGAACATCGACGACGCCCTGCGCGACATCCGCGTCGCGTTGCTGGAGGCGGACGTCGAGTTCAACGTCGCCAAGCGCTTTCTCGCCCGCGTCAAGGAGAAGGCGCTCGGCGAGGTGGTGGCGACCGCGGTCACCGACCGCAAGGGCCGCAAGCTGCAGGCGGCTCCGGGCGATCACTTCATCAAGATCTGCCACGACGAGCTGGAAGCGCTGATGGGTCCGGTCGACACCTCCTTGTCGTTGACGCAGAAAGGCGAGCGGCCGGCGGGCGTGATGATGGTGGGACTGCAGGGCTCGGGAAAGACCACCACGGTAGCGAAGCTCGCCAACCTCCTGCTCAAGCGCGGCAAGAAGCCGCTGATGGTCGCCGCCGACATCTACCGGCCCGCAGCGGTGGAGCAGCTCAAGCAGCTCGGGCAGAAGCTCGACATCCCCGTCTTCCACGAGGAGAACGTCAAGCCGCCGGACATGGCGCAGCACGCGCTCGCGTACGCCGGCCAGAAGAACCGCGACGTCGTCCTCTACGACACCGCCGGCCGGCTCGCCATCGACGAAGAGATGATGAGCGAGCTCGAGCAGCTCAAGTCCCGTGTCCAGCCGGAGAACATCCTGCTCGTGGCGGACGCGATGATCGGTCAGGACGCGGTGAAGACGGCGGCGGAGTTCGATCGCCGCCTGGCCCTCGCCGGCTTCGTGCTCACCAAGCTGGACGGCGACGCCCGTGGAGGCGCCGCGCTCTCCATCAAGGAGGTCACCGGCAAGCCCATCAAGTTCATCGGCATGGGCGAGGCGATGGACAAGCTGGAGGAGTTCCGTCCGGAAGGCCTCGCGTCCCGGATCCTCGGCTTCGGCGACATCGTCGGCCTGATGAAGGACTTCGAGGGGGTCGTCGACGAGAAGAAGGCGGAGGAGGACGCGGAGAAGATCCTCACCGGCAACTTCGACCTCCACGACTTCGTCGAGCAGATCAAGCTGGTGAAGAAGATGGGCAGCGTCAACGAGCTGCTCGAGAAATTCCCGCTGTTCGGCGAGCTGCCCGAGGGAGTCAGCTTCGACGACAAGGAGCTGCACCGGGTCGAAGCGATCATCTCCTCGATGACGAAGACGGAGCGCAAGAACCCCTCGGTGATCGGCGACGAGCGCATCGTGCGCATCGCGCGCGGGTCGGGCCAGAAGAAGGAGCACGTCCGCGGTCTTCTCGATCGCTTCTTCGCCATGCAGAAGGTGATGCGCCAGCTCGGCGGCGGTCCCGGTGCTCCCGGAATGAACCTCCTGCAGCGTCTTCCCGGCTTCCGCCAGCTCGCGCAGCTCAACCAGCTCAAGGGCATGAATCCGGAGGACCTGGCGAAGCTGTTCGGATTGCCCAAGGACCTCGGCGCCGGCACGCTGCCGGCAGCAGGCGGCAAGGGATCGCACTCCGCCGCCGTTGCCCGGGCCCGCCTGATGGGAATGGGCGGCGCGCCGGCGCGGCAGATGACGGACGAAGAGAAGCGCCGCCTGCGCGAGAAGCGCAAGAAGGAGCGGCAGAACAAGAAAAAGAACCGCCGCCGCTAG